In a genomic window of Brassica rapa cultivar Chiifu-401-42 chromosome A10, CAAS_Brap_v3.01, whole genome shotgun sequence:
- the LOC103832973 gene encoding BRASSINOSTEROID INSENSITIVE 1-associated receptor kinase 1 produces the protein MAPTQMLLQLLPLLLIFFNRVGSVPTDELQTLLDIKKELDPEGKHLVSWSINGDLCKDFEGVGCDWKGQVSNISLQGKGLSGKLSPAIAELKHLTGLFLHYNALVGDIPRELGNLSELTDLYLNVNNLSGEIPSHIGKMESLQVLQLCYNNLTGSIPREIGSLKKLSVLALQSNKLSGAIPASLGDLNALERLDLSYNHLFGSVPGKLAVPPLLRVLDIRNNSLSGNVPPVLKRLNEGFAFENNLGLCGAEFSPLKPCNGTAPEEPKPYSATVNGFPSRAIPESADLQLPCNGTECSGAPSPNSHQGSILIGLVVSTIALSAVSILLFTHYRRRKQKLSTAYEMSEAGLNAKGRKNKGSSPLASLEYSSGWDPLSDNRNLSIFDQEVIQSFRFNLEEVETATQYFSEVNLLGRSNFSATYKGILRDGSAVAIKRFSKTSCRSEEPEFLKGLNMLASLKHENLARLRGFCCSRGRGECFLIYDYAPNGNLLSYLDLKDGDTHVLDWSTRVSIAKGIAKGIAYLHSYKGNKPALVHQNISAEKVLIDQRYSPLLANSGLHTLLTNDIVFSAVKDSAAMGYLAPEYTTTGRFTEKSDVYAFGVLVFQILSGKQEVRSLVKLGTEACRFHDYIDPNLQGKFFEYEATKLARIAWLCTHESPIERPSVEAVVHELGNCSSCL, from the exons atggcgCCGACACAAATGCTGCTGCAACTTCTTCCTCTCCTCCTCATTTTCTTTAACCGGGTCGGATCAGTACCCACCGACGAGTTACAGACACTGTTAGACATTAAAAAGGAGCTAGACCCAGAAGGCAAACACCTCGTTTCATGGAGCATCAATGGAGATCTGTGCAAAGACTTCGAAGGCGTTGGCTGCGATTGGAAAGGACAAGTTTCCAACATATCTCTACAAGGGAAAGGGCTTTCCGGTAAACTCTCTCCGGCCATTGCAGAGCTTAAACACTTGACGGGTCTGTTCTTGCATTACAATGCTCTTGTCGGAGACATCCCTAGAGAACTCGGTAACTTGTCGGAGCTTACGGATCTTTACCTCAATGTTAACAATCTCTCCGGAGAGATTCCTTCTCACATTGGGAAGATGGAAAGCTTGCAAG TTTTGCAGCTGTGTTACAACAATTTGACAGGAAGCATTCCAAGGGAGATTGGTTCACTGAAGAAGCTCAGTGTTCTTGCTCTTCAGTCCAACAAACTCAGCGGTGCTATACCCGCCAGTTTAGGGGATTTAAACGCGTTAGAGCGGCTAGATTTGAGCTACAATCACCTCTTTGGTTCCGTGCCTGGTAAACTAGCTGTCCCTCCTCTGCTTAGAGTCCTCGATATCCGCAACAACTCTCTCTCTGGCAATGTACCTCCTG TACTGAAGAGACTGAATGAAGGTTTTGCTTTTGAGAACAACTTGGGGCTATGTGGAGCTGAGTTCTCGCCTTTGAAACCTTGCAATGGCACAGCTCCCGAGGAACCAAAGCCGTATAGTGCAACCGTGAACGGTTTTCCATCGAGGGCTATACCGGAGTCAGCTGATCTTCAGTTACCTTGCAATGGAACTGAATGTAGTGGTGCTCCTTCTCCAAATTCTCACCAAGGTTCAATCTTGATCGGTCTGGTTGTCTCGACCATCGCCTTGTCCGCCGTAAGCATCCTCTTGTTCACACACTACCGCAGACGCAAACAGAAGCTTTCAACTGCTTATGAGATGTCTGAAGCCGGACTCAACGCCAAAGGAAGGAAGAACAAGGGTAGTTCTCCATTGGCCAGTCTTGAATATTCCAGCGGTTGGGATCCGCTTTCAGACAATAGGAATCTCAGCATCTTTGATCAGGAGGTTATCCAGAGCTTTAGATTCAACCTGGAAGAGGTTGAGACAGCTACTCAGTATTTCTCGGAAGTGAATCTGCTCGGAAGAAGTAACTTCTCGGCGACTTACAAAGGAATCTTGAGGGATGGCTCTGCTGTCGCCATCAAACGGTTTAGTAAAACAAGCTGCAGATCCGAAGAGCCGGAGTTCTTGAAAGGACTCAACATGCTGGCGTCTCTCAAACATGAAAATCTGGCGAGGCTTAGAGGCTTCTGCTGTTCAAGAGGACGTGGAGAATGCTTCCTCATCTATGATTATGCTCCCAACGGAAATCTACTGAGCTATCTTGATCTCAAAGATGGAGATACTCATGTTCTTGATTGGTCTACTAGAGTATCCATCGCCAAAGGCATCGCTAAGG GAATTGCTTACCTGCATTCATACAAAGGAAACAAACCGGCTTTAGTTCACCAAAACATCTCAGCTGAGAAAGTCTTGATCGACCAGCGATACAGTCCCTTGCTCGCAAACTCCGGTCTACACACACTTCTCACAAACGACATTGTCTTCTCTGCAGTCAAAGACAGTGCGGCAATGGGATATCTAGCTCCAGAATACACCACGACAGGACGATTCACCGAGAAGTCCGATGTCTATGCGTTTGGGGTTCTTGTGTTTCAGATACTCTCTGGGAAACAGGAGGTTAGGAGTCTGGTGAAGCTTGGAACTGAAGCGTGTAGGTTTCATGATTACATTGACCCAAATCTCCAGGGGAAGTTCTTTGAATACGAAGCCACCAAGCTTGCGAGAATCGCGTGGCTGTGTACTCATGAATCTCCCATTGAGAGACCCTCCGTGGAAGCTGTTGTTCATGAGCTTGGGAACTGTAGCAGCTGTCTCTGA